The following coding sequences lie in one Methylosinus sp. PW1 genomic window:
- a CDS encoding IS5 family transposase produces MSRRNFSQPSLADAFVKAYSRPGGFLEDIAKTFEWSAFDVILRPLHSSSDGAPAYPPLTMFKIVLLQQWYGLSDPAAEEAVRDRLSFRRFCGVPLDEETPDHSSIWRFRQRLAKLGLDEKLLAEVNRQLDARGLIVKRGTLVDATIIAAAVKPPPHDEGQVNPRDPDASFTKKNGETYFGYKAHLAVDEESGIVRQAEMTSADLHDSQRGEAMIQGDEEAYYGDKAYDSAALRKALNDKKIDDKIAYKAKRGARQPDWQRWFNKTASSVRVGVERANATMKNWYGMARVRYRSLARNNCHLQFVVMAMNMKRARVLEAAA; encoded by the coding sequence ATGTCACGCCGCAACTTCAGCCAACCTTCGCTCGCCGACGCATTCGTGAAAGCCTATTCTCGTCCTGGTGGGTTTCTGGAAGATATCGCCAAGACGTTCGAGTGGAGCGCGTTCGACGTTATTTTGCGTCCGCTGCATTCTTCGAGCGACGGCGCGCCGGCCTATCCGCCACTGACCATGTTCAAGATCGTGCTGTTGCAGCAGTGGTATGGGCTGTCCGACCCCGCCGCCGAGGAGGCTGTGCGCGATCGCCTGTCGTTTCGGCGCTTTTGCGGGGTTCCGCTGGACGAGGAGACGCCGGACCATTCATCGATCTGGCGGTTTCGTCAGCGGCTCGCCAAGCTCGGCCTCGACGAGAAACTACTTGCCGAGGTCAATCGACAACTCGACGCGCGCGGGCTGATCGTGAAGCGCGGCACGCTGGTCGACGCCACTATCATCGCGGCCGCCGTGAAGCCGCCGCCCCACGACGAGGGGCAGGTCAATCCGCGCGACCCGGACGCGAGCTTCACCAAGAAGAACGGCGAGACCTACTTCGGCTACAAGGCGCATCTGGCGGTCGACGAAGAAAGCGGCATCGTGCGCCAAGCGGAGATGACGAGCGCCGATCTGCACGACAGCCAGCGCGGCGAGGCGATGATCCAGGGCGATGAAGAGGCCTATTACGGCGACAAGGCATATGATAGCGCAGCGCTACGCAAGGCGTTGAACGACAAGAAGATCGACGACAAGATCGCCTATAAGGCGAAGCGCGGAGCGCGACAGCCGGACTGGCAGAGATGGTTCAACAAGACGGCGTCGAGCGTTCGCGTCGGCGTCGAGCGCGCCAACGCGACGATGAAGAACTGGTATGGGATGGCGCGAGTACGCTACCGCAGCCTCGCGCGCAACAATTGTCATCTTCAGTTCGTCGTCATGGCGATGAACATGAAGCGGGCGCGGGTTCTCGAAGCGGCGGCATGA
- a CDS encoding Tim44 domain-containing protein: MSTWTSNSKSLPALALALLIAFAPALAEAKMGGGASSGSRGSRSFSAPPATTTAPRPAAPMERSIAPQPAPQPQAQPSPAAPQRPAAAPAASPLGGSFGRGLLGGLAGGLLGAGLFGLLSGNGLMGGLGGLASIIGLLVQIAIIALLARLAFQWFANRRFAGAMGGAGGGARPGAFAFTGGGTGFGGGGAAPRHPTSEPLNLRPEDFSAFERVLGDAQAAYSQEDIGRLHDLATPEMVSYFSDDIRANAREGVINRISEVKLLQGDLSEAWREGSDEYATVAMRFSLIDLFIDRATGKIVSGDATQPTQSTEVWTFRRPAGEGPQAWKLSAIQQTA, translated from the coding sequence ATGTCGACTTGGACATCGAACTCCAAATCTTTGCCGGCGCTCGCGCTCGCCCTGCTCATCGCCTTCGCCCCGGCGCTCGCCGAGGCCAAAATGGGCGGTGGCGCGAGCTCGGGAAGCCGCGGCTCGCGGAGCTTTTCCGCGCCGCCCGCGACGACGACGGCGCCGCGCCCGGCCGCGCCCATGGAGCGCAGCATCGCGCCGCAGCCCGCGCCGCAGCCGCAGGCGCAGCCCTCGCCGGCCGCGCCGCAGCGCCCGGCCGCCGCTCCCGCCGCCAGCCCGCTCGGCGGCTCCTTCGGCCGCGGATTGCTCGGCGGCCTCGCCGGCGGCCTGCTCGGCGCCGGCCTGTTCGGCCTTCTCTCGGGCAATGGCCTGATGGGCGGGCTCGGCGGCCTCGCCTCCATCATCGGCCTTCTGGTCCAGATCGCGATCATCGCCCTTCTGGCGCGGCTCGCCTTTCAATGGTTCGCCAATCGCCGCTTCGCCGGCGCGATGGGCGGCGCCGGCGGCGGCGCGCGCCCGGGCGCCTTCGCCTTCACCGGCGGCGGGACGGGCTTCGGCGGCGGCGGCGCGGCGCCGCGTCACCCGACGAGCGAACCTTTGAATCTGCGTCCGGAGGATTTCAGCGCCTTCGAGCGCGTGCTCGGCGACGCCCAAGCGGCCTATAGCCAGGAGGATATCGGCCGGCTGCACGATCTCGCGACGCCGGAGATGGTCTCTTATTTCTCCGACGACATTCGCGCCAATGCGCGCGAGGGCGTCATCAACCGCATCTCCGAGGTGAAGCTGCTGCAAGGCGATCTCTCCGAGGCCTGGCGCGAGGGCTCGGACGAATATGCGACCGTGGCGATGCGCTTCTCGCTGATCGATCTCTTCATCGATCGCGCGACCGGAAAGATCGTCTCGGGCGACGCGACCCAGCCGACGCAATCGACCGAAGTGTGGACCTTCCGCCGTCCCGCGGGCGAGGGACCGCAGGCCTGGAAGCTGTCGGCGATCCAGCAGACCGCGTAA
- a CDS encoding dihydrofolate reductase has product MPVTPKLVFVAAVARNGVIGARERTPWRLKSDLARFREITFGKPLLMGRRTFDSIGCPLPGRETVALSRDPRFRPEGAHAARNPEEALRLAAELAEAMRAPEIIVAGGAEIYSAFLPQADVIHLTEVALTVAGDALFPTLDPAEWRETARETPPRTAEDEADFQYIRLERR; this is encoded by the coding sequence ATGCCCGTGACGCCCAAACTGGTCTTCGTCGCCGCCGTGGCGCGCAATGGCGTCATCGGCGCTCGAGAGCGCACGCCCTGGCGGCTGAAGAGCGATCTCGCGCGCTTTCGCGAAATCACCTTTGGCAAGCCGCTGCTCATGGGACGACGCACATTCGATTCGATCGGCTGCCCCCTCCCCGGCCGCGAGACCGTGGCCTTGTCGCGCGACCCGCGATTTCGCCCCGAGGGCGCCCATGCGGCGCGCAACCCCGAGGAGGCGCTACGCCTCGCCGCGGAGCTGGCGGAAGCCATGCGAGCGCCGGAGATCATCGTCGCCGGCGGCGCGGAGATCTATTCCGCCTTTCTGCCGCAGGCGGATGTGATTCACCTTACCGAGGTGGCGCTGACCGTCGCCGGCGACGCGCTGTTTCCGACGCTCGATCCGGCGGAATGGCGCGAGACGGCGCGCGAGACCCCGCCGCGAACGGCCGAGGACGAGGCGGATTTCCAATATATTCGGCTCGAGCGCCGGTGA
- a CDS encoding cyclophilin-like fold protein: MTIRPLATSRRFRRWSDHRADNEKIAYLPRKLTEGAGPFSSEAPGDLCYYAPRGNLAFFHAGYPYSKGLIRLGRLDDDVAPLKTRGKIPLHIERAV; the protein is encoded by the coding sequence ATGACAATCCGTCCGCTCGCGACCTCGCGTCGCTTCCGCCGCTGGAGCGACCATCGAGCCGACAATGAGAAGATCGCCTATCTCCCGCGCAAGCTCACGGAGGGAGCGGGACCTTTCTCGAGTGAGGCGCCGGGCGATCTCTGCTATTATGCGCCCCGGGGCAATCTCGCCTTCTTCCACGCCGGCTATCCTTATTCGAAAGGCCTGATCCGGCTCGGGCGCCTCGACGACGACGTCGCGCCGTTGAAGACGCGCGGCAAAATCCCGCTCCATATCGAGCGGGCGGTCTGA
- a CDS encoding XdhC family protein: MRSNLDQFSCEIDIRPALSTDRPVDIFRFLSDAMASGQRCALVTLVEIIGGAARALGAHMAVRDDGAYCGFVSGGCVEAAVAREAVEAIREGADRMRRYGEGSPYFDIALPCGGGVSLAIHVVRDMAPIDDVLRAMTERRSIGLVYRPKGSELSVVAAAPTGWRDDAFLSALRPEPRILLSGRGLESRSLAAIAAAAGLEVIEAARGAVDWSADADSAVVLLHHDIDQELPTLKAALRSDAFYVGCLGSSRTHIRRVERLRQEGFTEQEIGRIRAPIGLFGPARDARAIAISVLAEILSCLESRKSVTP; this comes from the coding sequence ATGCGAAGCAATCTCGATCAATTCTCCTGCGAGATCGACATCCGGCCCGCCCTTTCGACGGATCGGCCGGTCGACATCTTCCGCTTTCTCAGCGATGCGATGGCGAGCGGACAGAGATGCGCGCTCGTCACTCTGGTGGAGATCATCGGCGGCGCGGCGCGCGCGCTCGGCGCGCATATGGCGGTTCGCGACGATGGCGCCTATTGCGGCTTTGTTTCGGGCGGCTGCGTCGAGGCGGCGGTCGCGCGGGAGGCCGTCGAGGCGATCCGGGAGGGCGCCGACCGCATGCGCCGCTATGGCGAGGGATCGCCCTATTTCGATATAGCGCTTCCCTGTGGGGGCGGCGTCTCGCTCGCGATCCATGTCGTGAGAGACATGGCGCCGATCGACGACGTTCTGCGCGCCATGACGGAGCGCCGATCCATCGGCCTCGTCTATCGCCCGAAAGGCTCCGAGCTCTCGGTGGTCGCCGCTGCGCCGACGGGTTGGCGAGACGACGCCTTTTTGTCGGCGCTGCGGCCGGAGCCGCGAATTCTCCTCTCCGGGCGAGGATTGGAGAGCCGCTCATTGGCCGCCATCGCAGCGGCGGCGGGCCTCGAGGTCATCGAGGCGGCGCGCGGCGCGGTCGATTGGTCCGCCGACGCCGATAGCGCGGTCGTGCTGCTTCATCACGATATCGATCAGGAATTGCCGACGTTGAAGGCGGCCCTGCGCAGCGACGCCTTTTATGTCGGCTGCCTCGGCAGCAGCCGGACGCATATCCGCCGCGTCGAGCGGCTTCGGCAAGAGGGCTTTACGGAACAGGAAATTGGCCGCATTCGCGCGCCGATCGGCCTTTTCGGCCCCGCGCGCGACGCGCGCGCCATCGCCATCTCCGTGCTCGCCGAAATTCTGTCCTGCCTCGAATCGCGAAAGTCGGTGACGCCGTGA
- a CDS encoding NTP transferase domain-containing protein, producing MTGRSRYDASSIAVLVLAAGRGSRFGGGDKLSAPLAGAPVAHHILCALRPFAFAQKRVVCRSDAHWSDAHWSDAFARDGFSILRNDDAESGMLASLKIGASSVENRLKLLVCLADMPFVGTDHLARLISVAKEARGGIVASRADAYHGPPAIFPVDELLRLPPAGEGGARSLLANASFVDCDADRLLDIDTRQDLLAAETRHGLGPREAAAANVAPCEPHPPMVAR from the coding sequence GTGACCGGGCGGAGCCGCTATGATGCGTCGTCCATCGCCGTCCTCGTGCTCGCAGCGGGGCGCGGCTCTCGCTTCGGCGGCGGCGACAAATTGAGCGCGCCGCTCGCAGGGGCGCCCGTCGCGCATCATATTCTCTGCGCCCTGCGGCCGTTCGCCTTCGCGCAAAAGCGCGTCGTTTGCAGAAGCGACGCCCATTGGAGCGACGCCCATTGGAGCGACGCCTTTGCGCGCGATGGATTTTCCATCCTCCGCAATGACGACGCCGAAAGCGGCATGCTCGCCTCGTTGAAAATCGGCGCGTCCTCGGTCGAGAATCGGCTGAAGCTGCTCGTCTGCCTCGCGGATATGCCCTTCGTCGGGACCGATCATCTCGCGCGTCTGATCTCGGTCGCGAAGGAAGCGCGCGGTGGGATCGTCGCGTCGCGGGCGGACGCCTATCACGGGCCTCCGGCCATTTTCCCCGTCGACGAGCTGCTGCGCTTGCCGCCCGCCGGCGAAGGCGGCGCGAGATCGCTGCTGGCCAACGCGAGCTTTGTCGATTGCGACGCCGATCGGCTTCTCGATATCGACACGCGGCAGGACCTTCTGGCGGCGGAGACGCGCCATGGCCTCGGCCCACGCGAGGCCGCCGCCGCGAATGTCGCGCCGTGCGAGCCTCATCCGCCGATGGTGGCGAGATAG
- the ybgC gene encoding tol-pal system-associated acyl-CoA thioesterase, with protein MTHTHTLAVRVYYEDTDFSGLVYHASYLRFMERGRTELLRDLGLGQRELLEAQGGLFFVVRALTIDFRKPAQMDDSLIVETIVREVSGASFDLDQRVMRGEEPLVSAQVRIAAVEGGRPRRMPADVRAKFLSVASPRGA; from the coding sequence ATGACCCATACGCACACTCTCGCCGTCCGCGTCTATTACGAGGACACGGATTTCTCCGGTCTCGTCTACCACGCCTCTTATCTGCGCTTCATGGAGCGCGGCCGCACCGAGCTGCTGCGCGATCTCGGCCTCGGCCAGCGCGAGCTGCTGGAGGCGCAAGGCGGACTGTTCTTCGTCGTGCGCGCCTTGACGATCGATTTCCGCAAGCCGGCGCAAATGGACGATTCCCTCATCGTCGAGACGATCGTCCGCGAAGTGTCCGGCGCCTCCTTCGATCTCGACCAGCGCGTCATGCGGGGCGAGGAGCCGCTGGTTTCGGCGCAAGTGAGAATCGCCGCGGTGGAAGGCGGCCGGCCGCGCCGCATGCCGGCCGATGTGCGGGCGAAGTTCCTCTCCGTCGCCAGCCCGCGCGGCGCGTGA
- the tolQ gene encoding protein TolQ: protein MNPAEIAAPLSGAAAEVSIWGMFWGAHIVVKLVMVGLLLASVWCWAIIVNKVLLFSRTRRAMDRFEEVFWSGSSLEDLYAKLQERPAAGMGSLFIAAMREWKRSFQNAGASFMGLQARIDKVLDVSIAREVEKLESNLLVLATVASAGPFVGLFGTVWGIMTSFRSIAASKNTSLAVVAPGIAEALLATAIGLFAAIPALVAYNKLQGDVARTQARLESFADEFSAILSRQIDQHAGQSGRDRAA, encoded by the coding sequence ATGAATCCAGCCGAAATCGCCGCCCCGCTCTCCGGCGCAGCCGCCGAGGTGTCCATCTGGGGCATGTTCTGGGGCGCGCATATCGTCGTCAAGCTGGTGATGGTCGGCCTGCTGCTGGCCTCGGTCTGGTGCTGGGCGATCATCGTCAACAAGGTTCTGCTGTTCTCGCGCACGCGCCGCGCCATGGACCGCTTCGAGGAAGTGTTCTGGTCCGGCTCCTCGCTCGAGGATCTCTACGCCAAGCTGCAGGAGCGCCCGGCCGCCGGCATGGGCAGCCTGTTCATCGCCGCCATGCGCGAATGGAAGCGCTCCTTCCAGAACGCCGGCGCCTCCTTCATGGGCTTGCAGGCGCGCATCGACAAAGTGCTGGACGTCTCCATCGCCCGCGAGGTCGAGAAGCTCGAATCCAATCTTTTGGTGCTGGCGACGGTCGCCTCGGCCGGCCCCTTCGTCGGCCTGTTCGGCACGGTCTGGGGCATTATGACCTCCTTCCGCTCCATCGCCGCCTCCAAGAACACCTCGCTCGCCGTGGTCGCGCCGGGCATTGCGGAAGCGCTGCTCGCCACCGCCATCGGCCTCTTCGCCGCCATTCCCGCGCTGGTCGCCTATAACAAGCTGCAGGGCGACGTCGCCCGCACCCAGGCGCGGCTCGAGAGCTTCGCCGACGAATTCTCCGCCATTCTGTCGCGCCAGATCGATCAGCACGCCGGCCAGTCCGGTCGCGATCGCGCGGCCTGA
- a CDS encoding biopolymer transporter ExbD: MGASVAAGRKGSGRRRRGTPRYGAMAEINMTPFIDVMLVLLIIFMVAAPLLATGVAVDLPQTKAGPLNIDQKPLSIAVDDKGQIFLMDQPIEIGQLLDRLKETAKAGFDERIYMRASKTVNYGRVAEIMSMVTSAGYKKVALVTEVDKK; this comes from the coding sequence ATGGGAGCGTCGGTCGCCGCAGGACGCAAGGGCTCGGGACGCCGCCGGCGCGGAACGCCGCGCTATGGCGCCATGGCCGAGATCAATATGACGCCCTTCATCGACGTCATGCTGGTGCTGCTCATCATCTTCATGGTCGCGGCGCCCTTGCTCGCCACTGGCGTCGCCGTCGATCTGCCGCAGACCAAGGCCGGGCCGCTCAATATCGATCAGAAGCCGCTGTCCATCGCCGTGGACGACAAGGGGCAGATCTTTCTGATGGATCAGCCGATCGAGATCGGCCAGCTGCTCGACCGTCTGAAGGAGACCGCCAAAGCGGGCTTCGACGAGCGCATCTATATGCGCGCTTCGAAGACGGTGAATTACGGCCGCGTCGCCGAGATCATGTCGATGGTGACGAGCGCCGGTTACAAGAAGGTCGCTCTCGTGACCGAAGTGGACAAGAAGTGA
- the tolB gene encoding Tol-Pal system beta propeller repeat protein TolB, translated as MTFHIDRRSAVHILAGATLSPFLAAPARAARVLDLRAGGGFQPVSVAVTNFSGDEAARIVTSVVVNNFKRSVFLRPIEPGAVPEPAGSEATPNLDLFRTLNAQYVVTGRSQRSPDGRLKTEFRLFDVSTGEQAAGQQYVTDSANMRRVAHLVSDAVFTRITGEKGFFDTRVVFVDESGPKEHRRKRLAIMDQDGANIRYLTRGEELVVTPRFSPSSQDVTYMSFGSADPKVLLLNIESGQREVVGNFPGMTFSPRFSPDGQKIVMSLSQGAATNLYAMDLRSRTTTRLTDTNAIDTSPSYSPSGGEIVFESDRGGSQQIYVMGAGGGGARRISFGQGHYSTPVWSPKGDYIAFTKQSSGSFGIGVMKPDGSGERILTEGFHNEGPTWAPNGLFLMFFRDSGGSGGAKIFMVDIFGRSEFPVPTPSYASDPSWGPLQE; from the coding sequence ATGACGTTTCACATCGACCGCCGCTCGGCCGTCCATATTCTCGCCGGGGCGACCCTCTCGCCTTTCCTCGCCGCGCCGGCGCGCGCGGCGCGCGTGCTCGATCTGCGCGCGGGCGGCGGCTTTCAGCCGGTTTCCGTCGCGGTGACGAATTTCTCCGGCGATGAGGCGGCGCGCATAGTGACGAGCGTCGTCGTCAATAATTTCAAGCGCTCGGTCTTTCTGCGTCCCATCGAGCCCGGCGCCGTCCCGGAGCCCGCCGGCTCCGAGGCCACGCCCAATCTCGATCTCTTCCGCACGCTCAATGCGCAATATGTCGTCACCGGCCGCTCGCAGCGCAGCCCGGACGGACGGCTCAAGACCGAGTTCCGCCTCTTCGACGTCTCCACCGGCGAGCAGGCCGCGGGCCAGCAATATGTCACCGATTCCGCCAATATGCGCCGCGTCGCGCATCTCGTCTCGGACGCGGTGTTCACGCGCATCACCGGCGAGAAGGGGTTCTTCGACACGCGCGTGGTCTTCGTCGACGAGAGCGGGCCGAAGGAGCATCGCCGCAAGCGTCTCGCCATAATGGATCAGGACGGCGCCAATATTCGCTATCTGACCCGTGGCGAGGAGCTCGTCGTCACGCCGCGCTTCTCGCCCTCCTCGCAAGACGTCACATACATGTCCTTCGGCTCCGCCGATCCGAAGGTGCTGCTGCTGAACATCGAAAGCGGCCAGCGCGAGGTGGTCGGCAATTTTCCGGGCATGACCTTCTCGCCGCGCTTCTCGCCCGATGGGCAGAAGATCGTCATGTCGCTGTCGCAGGGCGCCGCCACCAATCTCTACGCCATGGATCTGCGCTCGCGCACGACGACGCGGCTCACCGACACCAACGCCATCGACACCTCGCCCTCCTATTCGCCGAGCGGCGGCGAGATCGTCTTCGAATCCGATCGCGGCGGCTCGCAACAGATTTACGTGATGGGCGCGGGCGGCGGCGGCGCGCGGCGCATCTCCTTCGGCCAAGGCCATTATTCGACGCCGGTGTGGTCGCCCAAAGGCGATTACATCGCCTTCACCAAGCAATCCTCCGGCTCCTTCGGCATTGGCGTGATGAAGCCGGACGGCTCCGGCGAGCGCATCCTCACCGAGGGCTTTCACAACGAAGGCCCGACCTGGGCGCCGAATGGGCTGTTCCTGATGTTCTTCCGCGATTCCGGCGGCAGCGGCGGCGCCAAGATTTTCATGGTCGATATTTTCGGCCGCTCGGAATTCCCCGTGCCGACGCCGTCCTACGCGTCCGATCCGTCGTGGGGGCCGTTGCAAGAGTAG
- a CDS encoding biotin-dependent carboxyltransferase family protein: MSARLIFLAAGPGVTLQDAGRRGSLRFGVTPAGPMDASAFAAANLAAGVAMGAAAIEVSLGGTELTAEGETIGLAIAGGEFDIRLDGAPLPFACALSLEPGARLSIRAGRSGAWCYVAIAGRIDLPPTLGSLATHARSFTGGLEGRGLRAGDVLPLADLAPPPRELQALEAPWFASGEEPIRAVLGPQADYFSKEAIDKFLSARWRVGQRSDRMAYRLEGARLSHAKGHDIVSDGVALGAIQVPGDGAPLALMADRQPTGGYPKIANVIGADIGRLAQRRPGDAFSFAAVSIEQAVAARRALSEAMAAGVRLRAVGGEISTELLLSANLIGGVTDAYLSMEKE; the protein is encoded by the coding sequence ATGAGCGCGCGGCTGATCTTTCTCGCGGCGGGGCCGGGGGTGACGCTGCAGGACGCCGGGCGGCGCGGCAGCCTGCGCTTCGGCGTCACGCCGGCCGGCCCGATGGACGCCAGCGCCTTCGCCGCCGCCAATCTCGCGGCGGGCGTCGCCATGGGCGCAGCGGCGATCGAGGTCTCTCTCGGCGGAACGGAGCTGACGGCGGAAGGGGAGACAATCGGCCTCGCCATCGCCGGCGGCGAATTCGACATTCGCCTCGATGGCGCGCCGCTTCCCTTCGCCTGCGCGCTCTCGCTGGAGCCGGGCGCACGGCTCTCCATTCGCGCGGGGCGGAGCGGCGCCTGGTGCTATGTCGCCATCGCCGGCCGCATCGATCTGCCGCCGACGCTGGGCTCGCTCGCCACCCATGCGCGCTCTTTCACGGGCGGGCTCGAGGGGCGGGGCTTGCGCGCCGGCGATGTTCTGCCCCTCGCCGATCTCGCCCCGCCGCCGCGAGAATTGCAGGCGCTCGAGGCGCCGTGGTTCGCCTCTGGGGAAGAGCCGATCCGCGCCGTGCTCGGGCCGCAGGCGGATTATTTTTCAAAAGAGGCGATCGACAAATTTCTATCGGCGCGCTGGCGGGTGGGGCAGCGCAGCGACCGCATGGCCTATCGGCTGGAGGGCGCGCGCCTTTCCCATGCGAAAGGGCACGACATCGTCTCGGATGGCGTGGCGCTCGGCGCGATCCAGGTTCCGGGCGACGGCGCGCCGCTCGCGCTGATGGCCGATCGCCAGCCGACCGGCGGCTATCCGAAGATCGCCAATGTCATCGGCGCCGATATCGGCCGTCTCGCGCAGCGGCGGCCGGGGGATGCATTCTCCTTTGCCGCGGTATCGATCGAGCAGGCCGTCGCGGCGCGGCGGGCGCTGAGCGAGGCGATGGCCGCTGGCGTGCGGCTGCGCGCCGTGGGCGGGGAGATTTCGACGGAATTGCTGCTTTCGGCCAATCTCATCGGCGGCGTCACAGACGCTTATTTGTCGATGGAGAAAGAGTAG
- a CDS encoding allophanate hydrolase subunit 1 has protein sequence MRYAAPRCLDAGEAALVVEFGDSVDPAISAEVLALDAALRAAPLTGILETVPTYRSLMIHYDPLALARAVLVAHVEALERAAQESAAPNVRWIIPCCYAPPHGEDLAAAGEALSLSPERIVELHSGADFRAYMYGFAPGWCYLGGLPSALAVPRRASPRGPTPRGAVLIGGGLSLIGADPMPTGWYVLGRTPERLFAPSRDPSFFVEVGDALRFEPIDEATFRALEEKSARGEMIARREAFA, from the coding sequence ATGCGCTACGCCGCGCCGCGCTGTCTCGACGCCGGCGAGGCGGCGCTGGTGGTCGAGTTCGGCGACAGCGTCGATCCCGCGATCAGCGCCGAGGTGCTGGCGCTCGACGCCGCTCTGCGAGCCGCGCCGCTCACTGGAATCCTCGAGACGGTTCCGACCTATCGCTCGCTGATGATTCACTACGATCCGCTGGCGCTCGCCCGCGCCGTGCTCGTCGCTCATGTCGAGGCGCTGGAGAGAGCGGCGCAGGAGAGCGCTGCGCCGAACGTCCGCTGGATCATTCCCTGCTGCTACGCGCCGCCGCATGGCGAGGATTTGGCGGCGGCGGGCGAAGCCTTGTCGCTTTCGCCCGAGCGCATTGTGGAGCTTCATTCGGGCGCCGATTTTCGCGCCTATATGTATGGCTTCGCGCCGGGCTGGTGCTATCTCGGCGGCCTGCCTTCGGCGCTCGCCGTTCCGCGCCGCGCCTCCCCGCGCGGGCCGACGCCGCGCGGCGCGGTGCTCATCGGCGGCGGCCTCTCGCTCATCGGCGCCGATCCCATGCCGACCGGCTGGTATGTCCTCGGCCGCACGCCCGAGCGGCTCTTCGCGCCGAGTCGTGATCCCTCTTTTTTTGTCGAGGTCGGCGATGCGCTGCGTTTCGAGCCGATCGACGAAGCGACATTTCGCGCGCTCGAGGAGAAGAGCGCGCGCGGCGAGATGATCGCGCGGCGCGAGGCCTTCGCATGA
- a CDS encoding LamB/YcsF family protein: MTVDLNADLGEGFGAWRMGDDEAMLDLVTSANVACGYHAGDPDIMARCFTLAKARGVAIGAHVSFPDLAGFGRRRIPYSAAEVERLVAYQIGAAQALAQYSGHRLTYVKCHGALANVAEVEPEIALAVAQATRAVDASLTLLAIACSEQVAAAEHAGVATAHEVFADRAYLDDGRLKPRGQKGAVIEDPDWAAARALNMLNEQAIVTESGKRLPTPIDSICVHGDTSHAVDMTRRLRAALERAGYQLLPFAPSET, translated from the coding sequence GTGACAGTCGATCTCAACGCCGATCTCGGAGAAGGATTCGGAGCCTGGCGCATGGGCGACGACGAGGCCATGCTCGACCTCGTGACCTCCGCCAATGTCGCTTGCGGCTATCACGCCGGCGACCCCGACATAATGGCGCGCTGCTTCACGCTGGCGAAAGCGCGCGGCGTCGCCATTGGGGCGCATGTGTCCTTTCCCGATCTCGCGGGCTTCGGCCGCCGGCGCATTCCCTATTCCGCCGCCGAGGTGGAGCGTCTCGTCGCCTATCAGATCGGCGCGGCGCAGGCGCTCGCGCAGTACAGCGGCCATCGCCTCACTTATGTGAAATGCCATGGCGCGCTCGCCAATGTCGCGGAGGTCGAGCCGGAGATCGCGCTCGCCGTGGCGCAGGCGACGCGCGCCGTCGACGCCAGCCTCACTCTGCTGGCCATCGCCTGCAGCGAGCAGGTGGCGGCGGCCGAGCACGCCGGCGTCGCCACCGCGCATGAGGTGTTCGCCGATCGCGCCTATCTCGATGACGGACGGCTGAAGCCGCGCGGCCAGAAAGGCGCCGTGATCGAGGATCCGGACTGGGCCGCAGCGCGCGCGCTCAATATGTTGAACGAGCAGGCGATCGTCACCGAGAGCGGCAAGCGTCTGCCGACGCCGATCGACTCCATCTGCGTGCATGGCGACACGTCGCACGCCGTCGATATGACGCGGCGCCTGCGTGCGGCGCTGGAGCGCGCAGGCTATCAGCTCCTGCCTTTCGCGCCATCGGAGACATGA
- a CDS encoding nucleoside deaminase, with protein MRASDIVRMDEAFRLAKKSFDEGGLPIGSVLAEGARMLGRGHNRRVQQGDPILHGEMDCLRDAGRRASYRETTLYTTLSPCMMCAGTIVQFKIPRVIVGENRNFGGNEQFLRDHGVEVILLDDARCRELMRNDIMANPSVWNEDIAEDAPRGGAGGQ; from the coding sequence ATGAGAGCGTCGGATATCGTCCGCATGGATGAGGCGTTTCGCTTGGCGAAGAAGAGCTTCGACGAGGGCGGCCTGCCGATCGGCTCCGTTCTCGCCGAAGGCGCGCGCATGCTCGGCCGCGGCCATAATCGGCGCGTGCAGCAGGGCGATCCTATTCTGCATGGCGAGATGGATTGCCTGCGCGACGCCGGACGCCGCGCCTCCTATCGCGAGACGACGCTCTACACGACGCTCTCGCCCTGCATGATGTGCGCGGGGACGATCGTGCAGTTCAAGATTCCGCGCGTCATCGTCGGCGAGAACAGGAATTTCGGCGGCAATGAGCAGTTTCTCCGCGACCATGGCGTCGAGGTGATCCTGCTCGACGATGCGCGCTGCCGCGAATTGATGCGAAACGATATCATGGCCAATCCGTCCGTCTGGAACGAGGATATCGCCGAGGACGCGCCGCGCGGGGGAGCCGGGGGACAGTGA